The DNA sequence GACGAGATGAATCAGGTCGCGGGGCGGTTGGCGATGGTCGGCTGGCCGCTGGCTGCCGTCAGCTGACCGATCAGCCGCGGGTATCCCTGCGCAGCGGGTGATCCTCGGGAATCTGGACGAAGATCAGCGTCACCCCGTCGGGGTCGGCCACATGCATCTCGTGCAGTCCCCAGGATTCCTGCCGTGCCTCACGGGTGATGTCCACACTGCGGCTTCGTAATTCGCTCTGGGCGGTGTAGAGGTCGCGTACCTGTAGCCACAAGGCACCTGGAAACGGCCCACCCGGTGTGGTGGGGGCTCCGTGTGCGGCGAGCTCGATCAGCGACTGCCCGGCATGGAACACCGTGCCGCCGCTGTATTCGCGGGCGACGGCCAAACCGATGTCGTCGCGGTAGAAGCGCACCGAGCGGTCGTAGTCGGCCGGCCGGAACAGTGTCCGGCTCGCCAGGATCTCCATGGTTGTGTGTCTACCTCAGTTGGGTTGTACGCGCTGACGCTTCATCATGCGGTTGAGCACACCGGGTGCGACGACGTCGATGGCGCGTGCGGTGACCGCGATGCGCGGTGCGATGCGCACCGGGCGGTGCCGGGCCGCGTCGATCATCCACTGTCCGGCCTCCCGTGAGCTCAGTGCCGGCAGCCCGTCGTAGGCCCTGGTGGGGGCGATCATGGGCGTTGCGACCAGCGGGTAGTACAGCGTGGTCGAGTGCACGCCCTGGGCGGACCACTCGGTTTCGATGACCCGGCTGACCGCGCTGAGTGCGGCCTTCGAGGCGTTGTACACCCCGAACAGCGGTGGGGCCTCACTGAGCACACCCCACGTCGAGACGTTGATGATGTGCCCGTCGCCGCGTTCGATCATGCCGGGAGCAAAACCGCGGATCAGCCGCAGCGGGGAGTAGTAGTTCAGGGTCATGGTGCGCTCGACGTCATGCCAGCGGTCCAGCGATTCGGCCAGCGGCCGGCGGATCGAGCGGCCGGCGTTGTTGACCAGGATGTCGATGTCGCCGACCGTCTCGACCAGGGCGTCGACGGCATCGAGGTCGGCGAGGTCGCACGGGACGGCCCTGGCTGTCCCTCCGTTGCCGTTGATGCGATCGGCGACGGCATCGAGCAGATCGGCGCGCCGTGCGACGACGATGACCTCGGCGCCGGCGTCGGCGAACAGTTCGGCACCGGCTTCACCGATGCCCGAGGATGCGCCCGTCACCAATACCCGCTTGCCTCGCAGGCTCACCCTGGTACCGGTGGGCATGCTGAGTGGCGGTCGCATGCCGGTCAGGGCGATCGCTTCGGTCACCTTGCGGCGCAACGGATTCACGGTTGGACTCCTCGGACTTGTGGTTTCGGCGCGTTTACCGTCGTCCAGCGACGGTAAACGCGCCGAAATCGCTAGAAGTAGCGCGGGAACGGCGACCAGTCCGGGTCGCGCTTCTCCAGGAAGGCGTCCCGGCCCTCGACGGCCTCGTCGGTCATGTAGGCCAGCCGGGTTGCCTCCCCGGCGAACAGCTGCTGGCCGACCAGCCCGTCATCGAGCAGGTTGAAGGCGAACTTCAGCATGCGTTGCGCCTGAGGCGATTTACCGTTGATGGCCTTGGCCCAGGCCACGCCGGTGGTCTCCAGCTCGGCGTGCTCGACCACCCGATTGACCGCACCCATGTGATGCATTTGCTCAGCGGTGTAGGTCTCGCCGAGGAAGAAGATCTCGCGGGCGAACTTCTGCCCGACCTGGCGGGCCAGGTACGCGCTGCCGTATCCGCCGTCGAAGCTGCCGACATCGGCGTCGGTCTGCTTGAAGCGGGCATGCTCACGGCTGGCCAGGGTCAGGTCGCACACCACATGCAGGCTGTGTCCACCGCCGGCGGCCCAGCCGTTGACCAGACAGATGACGACCTTGGGCATGAAGCGGATCAGCCGCTGCACCTCGAGGATGTGCAGCCGGCCAGCGCGCGCCGGGTCGACGGTCTCGGCGGTTTCGCCCGCGGCGTACTGGTAGCCGCTGCGTCCCCGGATGCGCTGATCGCCGCCGGAGCAGAACGCCCACCCGCCGTCCTTGGGGGAGGGCCCGTTGCCGGTCAGCAGCACCACCCCCACGTCGGGCGACATCCGGGCGTGGTCCAGCGCGCGATACAGCTCGTCGACCGTGTGCGGACGGAACGCGTTACGCACTTCGGGCCGATTGAACGCCACCCGGACCGTGTCGTCGGAGACGTGCCGGTGATAGGTGATGTCGGTCAGGTCCGCGAAGCCGTCGACGGCTCGCCACAGTGACGGGTCGAAGGGGTTGTCCGAACTCAAGGCTGTTGAACTCCGTCCTGGGTCATGGTCCGCTCACCGCAGCTGATGGTCCTCGCCCACGCGACGACCGGGTCCTGCTGCGACGTGCCTGCGACGGTGTCGGAGCGGCCGATGGTCGCGATCGACCCGTCGAGGTCGATCTCGGTGCGGCGCACCGTGTACCCGGAACCGTCGGGCAGCGCTTGCAGTCCTACCAGATGCGGTCCGTCACCCAGATCACTGCATCCGACTCCGGTGCCATTGCCGCGCAGGTTCTGCAGGTCGAACAGGAATGGATCGCCTTGCCCGTTGTAGACAGTGTCGATCGTGCAGCCGTCGAGTGCGAACAGGTGGGCAACCCGGCCGTTGCTGACGATTAGCTGCCGTTGGCCGTTGGCCTGGGCGTCGATGACCATCGCCTGAAGTGGCATCGGCGACGCCCCCGGCACCCTGATTCGGCCGTTGCCCGCCGCGGTCGTCACGCCGACCAGGCCGTCCGGGCTGATCCAGACCGTGCCGCCGTCGTAGGGTTTGCTGGCCGATCCGGGCGGTGGTCCGTCCTCGGTGCAGTATGGATCTGCCTGTGCTGCAGGGGAATTCACGATGGCGGCGGCAAGCGCCACCGCAACTGCCATCGCCAGCCGGGTCACGAGACCGGGTCGAACCGGAACACCGCGCATCGCCCGGCAAGCGCTTCGAATTCCTCAGGTCTGCCCTCGGTGACCAGCCCGGCGTTCTTCATGAAGCTCACGCGGGTGGGAACCAGGGTGGGAAATGCCCGCAGCAGTGGGCGGGCTTCGTCGGCGGGCAGTTCCACCGGGTGGACCCGTTCGGAGCGCTTGCCCTGGGTCAGGGTGGCGACGTCGGCGGCACGCACATTGCGCACCCAGTCGGCACCGGGGAAGCCGCCCACCACGTACCGCTTGCCGTCGACGGTGAACGGGGTGACCGGTGTGGCCCTCGGCTTGCCGGACGTCCGGCCCGGCACCGTCAACACCACCGGACCGTCCTTGATGAGGCCCAGTCGCACGATGCTCATGAAGACTTTGTTCATCGGCTTCAGCCACCACGGCGGCGTGATGCGCTCGGAGTCAGCCATGGCGTCCCACGCTACCCGCCGGGCAGGGCTGGCGTGGGGGAGTCGTGCCCGCCTCTGCGCGACTCCGCGGCGCTGCGCAGTGCGGCCACCCGGGTGATGATCCGATGCTCGGTGCTGCGCGGCATCCCGGTCGCGCTGTATCTACCCCGGCCGCGTCGCAGCACCCGGTCGTGCTGCATCTCCCAGCGCAGTGCGTCGGACACCGTCTTGGCTGGCCGTCCCGGCACGCTGAAGTTCCATTTGTCCAGTGCGGCAACGAGTTCGGTCACCGAGCTCTGCCCCATCAGCTGGAGTAGTCGGGTGAGTGTGTACCGCAGCTCGGTACCGCGGAGCAGGTATTGGTTCGGCATAGCGGCACGCTCGCATAGCACGCCGACAACTTTCTGCGGGCCGTCCGGTTAGTCGCTCAGAGGCGGGCACGCAGCCCGTCGATCAGTCCGGTCGGCCGCTGGTCGATCGGCAGCGGGTCGACCAGAACGAAGCCGCAGCCGAGGCTGCGCGCGGCGCCGTCGTTCTCCTCGCTGTCGCCGACCATCACCGCCTCCGCTGCCGACACCCCGAGCCGCTCCAGCGCCACCCGGAAAATCTGCGGATCGGGCTTGACCGAACCCACTTCGAAGGACAGCACGAACTCGTCGACCTCCGCGCCTGCCGCCTGGAACGCCGGACGGATGTCGAAGGCGATATTGGAAACCACCGCGACCTTGAGGCCGCGCGAACGCAGCGTCTCCAGAACCTCGACGGTGTCGGGGTACGGCGCCCACGACGCGGGGTCGACGACCTTGCTGTACAGCGATCGGGCGTCGTCCTCGGCAAGCCCCGACGCGCGCAGCACATGGAGGTACGCCTCACGGTGCAGCTGCGGCGCCAGATCGCGGCGCGCCCAGGTCTGATAGGCGTCCTCGGACATCTCGACACCGCGGCCACCGGTGGGGTGGGTGAGGCGTTCCATCAACTCGGCCTGGACGTGCTCGTCGACCTCGCGGCGGCCGCGGGGGGACAAGGTGTCGTCGATCAGGTGCAGCCCGGCGAACCAGCTGTCGTCTTCCTCGAGTCGGAACAGGGTGCCGGAGAAGTCGAACAGGACGGCGCGGGTTGGCATGAAGCCATCGTCGCACCTCGTGAAAATGGCGTTCGCGTCGATACGTGATGACTATCACTGTTGCGGATGTATGGTGATTCCACTCACAACGAGAGAGGTGCGCGATGACCACTGCAAATGGACCGAGTCCTGCGGCGCTGACCGTCGCGTCGCCCCGCGCTGCTACCGGCGCACGTCGCCACCTGATGGCGATCGCCCTGGTCATCGTGCTGATCGCGGCAATCGTCGGCGTTAGTGTCACCCTCTCGATGGGCCTGACCGTGCCCGCGATGGGCATCGCCCTGATCGGCGGCGGCATCTTCTGTGCCGCCGCCCTCTGCTGAGTCGTTAGCCGACGGCTCGGTCCGAGCCTTCCCAGAACTGTGCGCGCACAGCCTTCTTGTCCGGCTTGCCCAACGCGGTGACGGGCACCGAATCGACCACGATCACCTGCTTGGGCGCCTGAACCGACCCTTTGCGTTCCTTGACCGCCGCCTGGATCTCCTCCGTCACCCTGGCCACCGCCGCGTCGTCCGACGGGTGATCCGGGCGCAGCACGATCACCGCCGTGACGGCCTCACCCCACTTCTCGTCGGGGGTGCCGATCACGCAGACCTGCGCGACGGCCGGATGTTCGGCGACGACGTCTTCCACCTCGCGCGGGAACACGTTGAACCCGCCGGTGACGATCATGTCCTTGACCCGGTCGACGATGAACCAGAAGCCGTCGGAGTCCTCGCGCGCCATGTCACCGGTGTGCAGCCAGCCGTCCTTGAACGTCTTGGCCGTCTCCTCGGGCAGATTGTGGTACCCACCGCTCAAGAGCGGTCCGGACACGCAGATCTCGCCGACCTCGCCTTGGGGCACCTCGTTGCCGTCGGCGTCGAGCAGGGCGGTGCGCGCGAACAGCGTGGGTCGCCCGCAGGAGGTGAGCCGCTTCTCGTCGTGGTCCTTCTTGGCCAGATACGAAATCACCATCGGCGCTTCGGATTGGCCGTAGTACTGAGCGAAGATCGGCCCGAACCGGCGGATCGCCTCGGCCAGTCGCACCGGGTTCATCGCCGAGGCGCCGTAGTACACCGTCTCCAGCGAGGACAGGTCGCGGGTGTGGGAATCCGGATGGTCCATCAACGCATAGATCATCGACGGCACCAGCATGGTGGCGGTGATCTTCTGCTCCTCGATCACCCGCAGCACCTCGGCCGGGTCGAACTTGGTGAGCACCACCAGTTCGCCGCCCTTGATGATGGTCGGCACGAAGAAGGCCGCCCCGGCATGCGACAGCGGGGTGCACATCAGGAAGCGCGGGTTCTCCGGCCACTCCCACTCGGCGAGCTGGACGGTCGTCATCGTGGTGATCGACTGCGCGGTGCCCAGCACACCCTTGGGCTTGCCGGTGGTGCCGCCGGTGTAGGCCATGCCGCCGACATGATCGGGCGGCAGGTCCGCGGCCACCAGCGGCTTCGGCTGGTACTTGGCGGCCTCGGCGATCAGATCCACCGCGGAGTCGGCCAGTGCGTCGGGCACCGGCCCCAAGGTCAGCACCTGCTTGAGGCCGGGCACCTTCTCCAGCAGACCCTGCGCCCGCTCGATGAACATCGGGTTCGGGTCGATGATCAAGGACGTCACGCCCGCGTCGTTGAGAACGTAGGCGTGATCGTCGAGTGAGCCGAGAGGGTGTAGTGCCACCCGTCGGTACCCCTGGGTCTGGCCGGCGCCGATGATCATCAGCACCTCGGGCCGGTTCAGCGACAACAGGCCGGCGGTGGTTCCGGTCCCCGCACCGAGGGCCTCGAATGCCTGAATGTACTGGCTGATGCGCTCGGCGAGCTGACCGCCGGTCAGCGTGGTGTCGCCCAGGTGCAGCACCGGCCTGTCCTTGTTGCGCTTGAGCGCCTTGACGGTCAGGTGGCCGGAATGCACGGGATGGCGCAGCAAGTCATCACTCATGACTTCCAGACTAGAACGTGTTCCAGATCGGAAGGAAGGGCTGTCTTACCTGCCCGCGGCCTGGCGGGCGTCGGCGGCCTGCTTCTCGGCGATGTCGGCTCGCCACTGGATCTCCCGGCGGACCCACTCGTTGTCCTGGGGGAACTCGGTGGCCTCCGCGAGCCTGCGCACCTCCAGCGTCACGCCCCTACCCAGTGGGCACTTGGCCGCCCACCGCTTGGCCTCGTCGGCCGACGGCACCTCGATGATCCAGAATCCGTCGAACGATTCCCCGATGTACGGCTTCTCGGTGACCTCCGGAGGGTCAGAATTGAAGTCGACCAGGAAGCCCTGGTCGGGTGGCGTCAGTCCTTCACCCGCCCACAGAGCGCCCGCCTCGACCAGCTCCTCGTTGTAGCGGCCCATCATCGCGATCATCTGGTCGAAGCCGACGTTCTGCTCGGCCATCGCGGCCTGGGCTTCGGGCGTGGACCGCATGATCATCATGTAGCGCATCGGTTGCCTCCTTGGGTGTCGAGAACGAGTTGCACTGATATCGACAAGCTCCAGACCCTTTTTTCATCGGCGTGGCACCCTGTGCGGTATGCATCAGCCTCCCGAACCGCGCTTCCTGGACGACCGGCCGGCGTACTGGGCCGAGCACACCCCCGACAACGAGGCGGTGAGCTATCTGGGCCGCAGCTGGACGTGGTCGCAGTGGGACGACCGGATCCGACGGTGCGCCGGTGCGCTCAAGGAGCGGGGCATCGGGCGGGGTGGCGTCGTGGCGTTCCTGGACAAGAACCATCCGGCCTGTGTCGAGACGACGATCGCGGCGGCATCGCTGGGTGCGGCCATCGCGATCATCAACTTCCGGCTCGCCGGTGAGGAGATGGATTACGTCCTCAACGACTGCGGCGCCACATTGCTGATCGTCGGCACCGACCTGATCCCGGTGATCGACAAGATCCGCGACAAGCTGGCTCATGCCGACAGCGTCATCGAGGTCACCCCCGATGGCGGACGGGGCGACCAGTACGAGGCCATGCTCAAGTCGGCCGCGCCGGTGGGTCGCCAGCCCGAGGTGCAGCCCGACGACCCCTGCCTGATCATGTACTCCTCGGGCACCACCGGGCACCCCAAGGGGGTGACGATCAGTCAGCGAAACCTCTTGGCGCACACACTGAATGCCGGGACCTTCGAATTCGGTCCCGAGGACAAGAACATGGTGGCCATGCCGCTGTTCCACGTCGGTGGTTCGTCCTACGTGCAGTACGGCATCCATGCCGGCATTCCGACGATCATCACCCGCGAGGCCGATGGTGCGGCGCTGGCCGGGGCGATCCTGCAGGGCGCCAACCGCACGTTCCTGGTGCCGGCCGTGCTGGCCAAGGTGCTCGAATCCGGTGAGGACGCGATCAAGCTGTTCAGCGCCCTGAAGACCTTCGTCTACGGCGCATCGCCCATGCCGCCGGCGTTGCTCAAGGCTGCGTTGAAGGCCTGGCCGGATACCGATTTCATCCAGGTGTACGGGCTGACCGAGGTGTGCGGCGCGATCACCCAGCTCTCCTCGGAGGTCCACCGTGACGAGTCGCGCCCGGACCGCCTGGCCAGTGCCGGTCAACCGGCCCGCGAGGTGGAGGTGCGGGTGGTCGACCCGGAAACCCTCGCCGAGCTACCCACCGGACAGCCCGGTGAATTATGGTTCCGCACACCACAGTTGATGCTGCGCTACCACAACAAGCCGGAGGCCACCGCGGCGGCGATCACCGAGGACGGCTGGTTCCGTTCCGGTGACATCGGCCGCGTCGACGCCGACGGCTTTCTCTTCGTCGAAGACCGCCTCAAGGACATGATCATCTCGGGCGGCGAGAACATCTACTCCGTCGAGGTGGAGCGGGTGCTCACCGATCACCCCGCGGTGCTCGACGCCGCGGTGTTCGGCATCCCCGACGACAAGTGGGGCGAGTCGGTGAAGGCCGTCGTCGAGTTGTCCTCCGGACAAAGCACGTCCGAAGCGGAACTGATCGCCTGGTGCCGTGAGCACCTGGCGCACTACAAGTGCCCGCGCAGCGTGGAGATCTCTGTGGAGTTGCCGCGCAACCCCACCGGCAAGCTGCTCAAGCGGGATCTGCGCAAGCCGTACTGGGAGAGCCGCGACCGCGCCATCTGATGCTGCCACCGATCGAGGAGCTACTGGAGCGCCTGCACGTCGTCTCGTTGCCGATGCGGGTGCGGTTTCGCGGTATCACCGTTCGTGAGGTGGCGCTGATCGACGGCCCGTCGGGCTGGGGTGAGTTCGGCGCTTTCGTGGAGTACGAGCCTCCGGAGGCGGCGTCCTGGCTGGCTTCGGGTATCGAATCCGCCTATGGTGCGCGGGTTCCGGTGGTCCGCGCGGCCATCCCGATCAATGCCACGGTGCCCGCGGTGCCCGCCGCGCAGGTGCCCTCGGTGCTCGAGCGGTTTCCGGGGGCGCGCACTGCGAAGGTCAAGGTCGCCGAGCCGGGACAGGTTTTGGCCGACGACGTGGCGCGGGTCAATGCGGTGCGCGCGGTGATCCCGACGGTGCGGGTGGACGCCAATGGCGGGTGGACGGTGGACGAGGCCGTTGCGGCGGCGCGGGCGCTGACCGCCGACGGGGCGCTGGAGTACATCGAGCAGCCGTGCCGCACCGTGGCCGAACTCGCCGACGTGCGCGCGCGCGTCGGCGTCGCCGTCGCGGCCGACGAGAGCATTCGCAAGGCATCCGACCCGCTGGCCGTGGTGCACGCCCACGCCGCTGACGTGGCCGTGGTCAAAGTGGCTCCGTTGGGCGGGGTTTCGGCACTGCTGGGCATTGCGGCTCAGATCGACATCCCGGTGGTGGTCTCCAGCGCGCTGGACTCCGCGGTCGGCATCGCCGCCGGACTGCGCGCGGCCGCGGCGCTGCCGCGCCTCGATCATGCTTGCGGTCTGGGCACCGGCGGGTTGTTCGTCGAGGACGTCGCTGACATCACCCCGGTGGACGGCGGGCTTCCCGTCGTCGACATCCAGCCCGAGCCGGCCCGGCTCGCTGCGCTCGCCGCCCCCGCCGACCGCCGCGACTGGTGGATCGCCCGGGTGCGCACCTGCTACCCGCTGCTCATGTCGCCGAGATTGAACTAGTGCAGGAAAAGATCGAGTAGCTGCATGCGTGGGTTCAATCTCGGGGTGTGGACGGGAGCGACTGCCCTGTCCTGATCTGTGGGGTGCATGGCGTAGACGCCATGTCGCTGGGTGTGAACACTGGGACCCATGGCGCGATCGGTGGTGATTCTCGGCTTTCCCGGCGTACAGGCGCTGGACCTCGTCGGGCCGCACGACGTGTTCACCGGCGCGGCCCTGCTCACCGAGGGTGGCTACCGGGTCCGCGTGGTCTCAGCCGACGGTGCGCCGATCACCACCCCGACCGGCCTGGCGTTCGTCGCCGAGGCCATGCCGCAACCACGCGACATCGACACCCTGGTGCTCCCCGGTGGTGGCGGGGTCGACGCCGCCCGAACCGACCCGGCCACCATGGCGTGGATCAACCGTGCCGTCGCCAACGCGCGCCGGGTGGTCAGTGTCTGCACTGGTGCGTTCCTAGCGGCGCAGGCCGGACTGCTCGACGGTCGCCGCGCCACCACCCACTGGGCGTTCGCCGACCAGATGGCCCGCGAGTTTCCGGACGTCACCGTCGACCCGGAGCCGATCTTCGTGCGCAGTACGCCGTCGGTGTGGACGGCTGCCGGGGTCGCTGCCGGTATCGACGTGTCGCTGGCGCTCGTCGAAGAGGACTACGGCACCGAGATCGCCCAGACCGTCGCCCGCTGGCTGGTGCTGTACCTGCGCCGGCCCGGCGGACAGACCCAGTTCGCCGCACCGGTGTGGATGCCGCGCGCCAAGCGTGCCCCCATCCGGGAGGTGCAGGAGGCTATCGAGTCGCACCCCGGTGCCGCGCACAGCATCACCGACCTGGCCCGCCGCGCGGCCATGAGTCCGCGGCACTTCACCCGGGTGTTCACCGATGAGGTGGGCGAGGCGCCGGGAGCCTACGTCGAGCGGGTGCGCACCGAAGCCGCCCGCCGGCAGCTCGAGCAGACCGACGACACCGTCGTCACCATCGCCGCCCGCTGCGGCTTCGGAACGGCAGAGACCATGCGCCGCAACTTCATTCGACGTGTCGGCGTCTCACCCGATCAGTACCGCAAGACCTTCGCCTAGAGGAGAAAACCATGCAGATCGCCATCGTGCTCTATCCCGGCTTCACCGCCCTGGACTTCATCGGTCCCTATGAATCACTGCGCTGGCTGCCCGACGCCGAAGTCCGATTCGTCTGGCACGAGCCCGGGCCGATCACCGCAGACTCCGGTGTGCTGATCGTGGCCGCCACTCATTCGTTCGACGAGACGCCGTCACCCGACGTCATCCTGATACCCGGCGGCATGACGACCATCGAGCATGCCCGCGACGAGAAGGTGCTCGAGTGGGTGCGCCGCGCGCACGAGACGGCGACGTGGACGACGTCGGTGTGTTCGGGTTCGGTGATCCTGGCCTCGGCAGGTTTGCTTCGGGGTAAGCGTGCGACGTCGCACTGGATGGCCCTTGCCGCGCTCAAGGCGCTGGGTGCCACGCCGGTGGGTGACGAGCGGGTGGTTCATGAAGGCGACATCGTGACTGCCGCCGGGGTATCGGCCGGGATCGACCTCGGACTGTGGCTGGCGGGCCAGATCGGCGGTGAAGAGCGGGCCAAGGTCATCCAGCTGTCGATGGAGTACGACCCACAGCCGCCGTTCGACTCGGGCCATATGTCCAAGGCGTCGGCGACCACCAAGGCGGCGGCCACCGCACTGATGGCCAAGGACCTGGCCAAGCCGACCCAGGTGAAGGCGGCGACGGCGCTGCTGTGGTCCGGCGCCATCGAGGCGGCCCGGTCACGGCGTCAGCGCAGGAAGGGTCGCGTAGCCTCTGCCAGGTGATCAACCTGGCTTACGACGACACCGGCTCGGGCGAGCCGGTGTTGTTCATCGCTGGAACCGGCGGCGCGGGCCGCACTTGGCACATCTATCAGGTGCCTGCCTTCCGGGCCGCCGGCTACCGCTGCATCACCTTCGACAACCGCGGGATCGGCGCCACCGAGAATGCCGGCGGGTTCTCCACCGAGCAGATGATCGCCGACACCGCGACGATCATCGAGCACCTCGTCGGCGGGCCCACCCGGATCGTGGCCATGTCGATGGGGGCGTTCATCGCCCAGGAGCTGATGCTCGCCCGCCCCGAGCTGGTCAGCCAGGCCGTGTTGATGGGCACCCGCGGCCGGGTGGATTCCACCCGCCAGTCGTTCCGGGCGGCCGAGGACGCGCTGGTCGAATCCGGCATCGACCTGCCGCCCGCCTATGCGGCGAAAGTCCGTGTGCTGGAGAACTTTTCGCCCAAGACCATCAACAACGACAGCGCGATCACCGAGTGGTACGAGATGTTCACGGCGTTCCCGCTCAAGCGCACCCCGGGCTGGCGTTCGCAGCTGACGGTGGTGCCCACCGAGAACCGGCTGCCAGCCTACCGGTCGATCTCCACGCCGGTGCTGGTGATCGGATTCGCCGACGACGTCATCACCCCGGCGGCGCTGGGCCGTGAGGTGGCCGATGCGCTGCCCAACGGCCGCTACGTGCAGATCGGCCACACCGGACACCTGGGCTTCCTGGAACGCCCGGACACCGTCAACAGCGCGATGCTGGACTTCTTCGCCGGAACCCTCGTCTGAGCTGCGGCTTTCCGTCACAAATGACGGTATGACACGCTGTAGTGGTGAACCCCTCGACGGCTCAGGCTCGGGTCGTCGTCGACGAACTGATTCGCGGCGGCGTCCGCGACGTCGTGCTGTGCCCCGGCTCCCGTAACGCACCGCTGGCGTTTGCCCTGCAAGACGCCGACCGTGCGGGCCGGCTGCGGCTGCACGTCCGCATCGACGAGCGCACCGCCGGTTTCCTGGCCGTCGGCCTGGCGGTGGCCGAGGGTGCCCCGGTGTGCGTGGCGATGACGTCGGGCACCGCGGTCGCGAACCTGGGCCCGGCCGTGGTGGAGGCCAACTACGCCCGGGTGCCGCTGATCGTGCTGAGCGCCAACCGGCCCTACGAACTGCTGGGCACCGGCGCCAACCAGACCTTCGAACAGCTCGGCTACTTCGGCACCCAGGTGCGCGCCGCGATCAGCCTGGGGCTGGCCGAAGGTTCCCCGGACAAGCTGGACTCGCTCAACGCGCAGTGGCGCTCGGCGACCTGCCGGGTGCTGGCTGCCGCCACCGGCGCCCGCACCGCCAACGCCGGCCCGGTGCAGTTCGACATCCCGTTGCGCGAGCCGCTGGTGCCCGACGAGAACGTCGTACCCGGAGACGTCCCGCCGGGCCGACCCGACGGCAGGCCCTGGACCTACACCCCGCCGGTGACGTTCGATCAGCCGCTGGAGATCGACGTCACGCCGGATACCGTCGTCATCGCCGGTCACGGTGCCGGTGTGCACCCCAACCTGGCGCACCTGCCCACCGTCGCCGAGCCGACCGCACCGCACGCGTCCACCGCGCTGCACCCGCTGGCGTTGCCGCTGCTGCGGCCCGCGCAGGTCATCATGCTGGGCCGCCCCACCCTGCACCGGCCGGTGTCCACGCTGCTCGCCGATCCGTCGCTGCCGGTGTTCGCGCTGACAACCGGCCCGCGCTGGCCCGACGTGTCGGGCAACAGCCAGGCCACCGGAACCCGTGCCGAGGTCGTCGGTGCGGCGGACCCGGCCTGGCTGCGCCGCTGTGCGGAGGCCAACCGGCATGCCGTCGCAGCGGTGCGCGAGCAGCTCGAGGCCCACCCGCTGACCACCGGCCTGCACGTGGCGGCCGCGGTGGCCGACGCCGTGGGTCCGGGGGATCAGCTGGTGCTGGGTGCCTCCAACCCGGTGCGTGACGCCGCGCTGGTGGGGTTGAACACCGAGGGCCTGAAGGTGCGGTCCAACCGCGGGGTCGCCGGTATCGACGGCACGGTGTCGACGATCATCGGTGCGGCGCTGGCACATTCGGGCCGCACCATCGGGTTGATCGGCGATCTGACGTTCGTGCACGACAGCTCCGGGTTGTTGATCGGCCCGACGGAGCCGACGCCGAACAAT is a window from the Mycolicibacterium anyangense genome containing:
- a CDS encoding long-chain-fatty-acid--CoA ligase produces the protein MHQPPEPRFLDDRPAYWAEHTPDNEAVSYLGRSWTWSQWDDRIRRCAGALKERGIGRGGVVAFLDKNHPACVETTIAAASLGAAIAIINFRLAGEEMDYVLNDCGATLLIVGTDLIPVIDKIRDKLAHADSVIEVTPDGGRGDQYEAMLKSAAPVGRQPEVQPDDPCLIMYSSGTTGHPKGVTISQRNLLAHTLNAGTFEFGPEDKNMVAMPLFHVGGSSYVQYGIHAGIPTIITREADGAALAGAILQGANRTFLVPAVLAKVLESGEDAIKLFSALKTFVYGASPMPPALLKAALKAWPDTDFIQVYGLTEVCGAITQLSSEVHRDESRPDRLASAGQPAREVEVRVVDPETLAELPTGQPGELWFRTPQLMLRYHNKPEATAAAITEDGWFRSGDIGRVDADGFLFVEDRLKDMIISGGENIYSVEVERVLTDHPAVLDAAVFGIPDDKWGESVKAVVELSSGQSTSEAELIAWCREHLAHYKCPRSVEISVELPRNPTGKLLKRDLRKPYWESRDRAI
- a CDS encoding o-succinylbenzoate synthase, which produces MLPPIEELLERLHVVSLPMRVRFRGITVREVALIDGPSGWGEFGAFVEYEPPEAASWLASGIESAYGARVPVVRAAIPINATVPAVPAAQVPSVLERFPGARTAKVKVAEPGQVLADDVARVNAVRAVIPTVRVDANGGWTVDEAVAAARALTADGALEYIEQPCRTVAELADVRARVGVAVAADESIRKASDPLAVVHAHAADVAVVKVAPLGGVSALLGIAAQIDIPVVVSSALDSAVGIAAGLRAAAALPRLDHACGLGTGGLFVEDVADITPVDGGLPVVDIQPEPARLAALAAPADRRDWWIARVRTCYPLLMSPRLN
- a CDS encoding GlxA family transcriptional regulator is translated as MARSVVILGFPGVQALDLVGPHDVFTGAALLTEGGYRVRVVSADGAPITTPTGLAFVAEAMPQPRDIDTLVLPGGGGVDAARTDPATMAWINRAVANARRVVSVCTGAFLAAQAGLLDGRRATTHWAFADQMAREFPDVTVDPEPIFVRSTPSVWTAAGVAAGIDVSLALVEEDYGTEIAQTVARWLVLYLRRPGGQTQFAAPVWMPRAKRAPIREVQEAIESHPGAAHSITDLARRAAMSPRHFTRVFTDEVGEAPGAYVERVRTEAARRQLEQTDDTVVTIAARCGFGTAETMRRNFIRRVGVSPDQYRKTFA
- a CDS encoding DJ-1/PfpI family protein, which gives rise to MQIAIVLYPGFTALDFIGPYESLRWLPDAEVRFVWHEPGPITADSGVLIVAATHSFDETPSPDVILIPGGMTTIEHARDEKVLEWVRRAHETATWTTSVCSGSVILASAGLLRGKRATSHWMALAALKALGATPVGDERVVHEGDIVTAAGVSAGIDLGLWLAGQIGGEERAKVIQLSMEYDPQPPFDSGHMSKASATTKAAATALMAKDLAKPTQVKAATALLWSGAIEAARSRRQRRKGRVASAR
- a CDS encoding alpha/beta fold hydrolase; this encodes MINLAYDDTGSGEPVLFIAGTGGAGRTWHIYQVPAFRAAGYRCITFDNRGIGATENAGGFSTEQMIADTATIIEHLVGGPTRIVAMSMGAFIAQELMLARPELVSQAVLMGTRGRVDSTRQSFRAAEDALVESGIDLPPAYAAKVRVLENFSPKTINNDSAITEWYEMFTAFPLKRTPGWRSQLTVVPTENRLPAYRSISTPVLVIGFADDVITPAALGREVADALPNGRYVQIGHTGHLGFLERPDTVNSAMLDFFAGTLV
- the menD gene encoding 2-succinyl-5-enolpyruvyl-6-hydroxy-3-cyclohexene-1-carboxylic-acid synthase; translated protein: MNPSTAQARVVVDELIRGGVRDVVLCPGSRNAPLAFALQDADRAGRLRLHVRIDERTAGFLAVGLAVAEGAPVCVAMTSGTAVANLGPAVVEANYARVPLIVLSANRPYELLGTGANQTFEQLGYFGTQVRAAISLGLAEGSPDKLDSLNAQWRSATCRVLAAATGARTANAGPVQFDIPLREPLVPDENVVPGDVPPGRPDGRPWTYTPPVTFDQPLEIDVTPDTVVIAGHGAGVHPNLAHLPTVAEPTAPHASTALHPLALPLLRPAQVIMLGRPTLHRPVSTLLADPSLPVFALTTGPRWPDVSGNSQATGTRAEVVGAADPAWLRRCAEANRHAVAAVREQLEAHPLTTGLHVAAAVADAVGPGDQLVLGASNPVRDAALVGLNTEGLKVRSNRGVAGIDGTVSTIIGAALAHSGRTIGLIGDLTFVHDSSGLLIGPTEPTPNNLTIVVSNDNGGGIFELLEQGDPRFSDVSSRIFGTPHDVDVGALCRAYHVDSRQIEVDELAAALDEKHDGMRVLEVKADRSSLRALHAAIKAAL